A DNA window from Ipomoea triloba cultivar NCNSP0323 chromosome 10, ASM357664v1 contains the following coding sequences:
- the LOC116032971 gene encoding uncharacterized protein LOC116032971 yields the protein MASTASPPRPAFPGGVGSTKKPLGLFANAMKRKHSFIQFFAMTGILLLSVRSLGQKYRINDLREDMEALKEEQQGLTNRMNHIKQSLLAEAAVEPTGRFASRLRLLFAEDK from the coding sequence ATGGCCTCCACTGCATCGCCGCCGCGCCCCGCCTTCCCCGGCGGCGTTGGAAGCACTAAGAAGCCTCTCGGCCTTTTCGCCAACGCAATGAAGAGAAAGCACAGCTTCATTCAGTTCTTCGCGATGACCGGAATTCTTCTCTTGAGCGTGCGCTCTCTAGGGCAAAAGTACCGAATCAACGATCTCCGAGAGGACATGGAGGCGTTGAAAGAAGAGCAGCAAGGACTTACTAACCGAATGAATCACATCAAGCAAAGCCTTCTAGCTGAAGCTGCCGTCGAGCCCACCGGCCGCTTCGCCTCCCGCCTCCGCCTCCTCTTCGCCGAAGACAAGTAA
- the LOC116032073 gene encoding L-ascorbate oxidase homolog, whose translation MSPLNAAVSLLAAALLFLAAQAEDPYRFFSWNVTYGTIYPLGVPQQGILINGQFPGPDIYSVTNDNLIISVFNNLDEPFLISWNGVQNRRNSYEDGVYGTTCPIPPGQNFTYILQMKDQIGSFYYFPSLAFHKAAGGFGGIRILSRPRIPVPFDDPAGDWTVLIGDWYKADHKALKGVLDSGHRLPFPDGILINGRGDNGASFTVEQGKTYRLRISNVGLENSLNFRIQGHTMTLVEVEGTHTVQTALSSLDVHVGQSYSVLVTADQPPQDYYIAVSSRFTQTILTTTAILHYSNSNLQVSGPPPGGPTIEIDWSLNQARSIRSNLTASGPRPNPQGSYHYGMINTTRTIRLANSADLLHNYQRYAVNSVSFVPADTPLKLADYFKIQGVFRVGSISDNPTGGALYQDTSVLGTDYRAFIEIVFENNEDILQSWHIDGYQFWVVGMDGGQWSPASRNEYNLRDAVARSTTQVYPRSWTAIYMALDNVGMWNVRSEFWARQYLGQQFYLRVYTTSTSLRDEYPVPKNAILCGRAAGRRTRPL comes from the exons ATGTCGCCGCTAAATGCAGCGGTTTCGTTACTTGCGGCGGCATTGCTCTTTCTTGCTGCCCAAGCAGAGGACCCTTACAGATTCTTCTCATGGAATGTTACCTATGGCACCATTTACCCTCTTGGTGTTCCCCAACAG GGTATTCTGATCAATGGGCAGTTCCCAGGTCCGGATATTTACAGTGTCACCAATGACAATCTCATCATCAGTGTGTTCAACAACTTGGATGAGCCTTTTCTTATTTCTTG GAATGGAGTTCAGAATAGAAGGAATTCCTATGAAGATGGAGTGTATGGAACCACATGCCCAATTCCTCCTGGCCAAAATTTCACTTACATTCTGCAAATGAAAGATCAAATTGGAAGCTTTTACTACTTCCCATCTCTGGCCTTCCACAAAGCGGCTGGTGGGTTTGGAGGCATTAGGATTCTCAGCAGGCCCCGAATCCCAGTCCCCTTCGACGATCCTGCTGGTGACTGGACTGTGCTCATCGGAGATTGGTACAAGGCTGATCACAAG GCCTTGAAAGGGGTTCTTGACAGTGGCCACAGGTTGCCATTTCCTGATGGAATCCTTATCAATGGTCGTGGTGATAATGGCGCTTCTTTCACCGTTGAACAAG GAAAAACATATCGGCTAAGAATCTCCAATGTCGGGTTGGAAAATTCTCTCAATTTTCGGATCCAAGGACACACGATGACACTGGTGGAAGTAGAGGGAACGCACACCGTGCAAACTGCTCTCTCCTCGCTTGATGTTCATGTCGGTCAATCCTACTCCGTCCTCGTTACTGCTGATCAGCCTCCCCAAGACTACTATATCGCAGTCTCGAGCCGTTTCACTCAAACAATCCTTACCACCACCGCAATTCTTCACTACAGCAACTCTAATCTCCAAGTCTCCGGCCCCCCTCCCGGTGGACCTACCATCGAGATCGACTGGTCACTAAACCAGGCTCGTTCCATTAG GTCCAATCTTACAGCAAGTGGACCAAGACCGAACCCCCAAGGTTCGTACCATTATGGTATGATAAACACCACGAGGACCATTAGGCTTGCAAACTCTGCCGATCTGTTGCATAACTATCAGAGATACGCTGTCAACAGCGTGTCCTTCGTGCCAGCTGATACTCCGCTCAAGCTTGCTGACTACTTCAAGATTCAGGGAGTTTTCCGCGTGGGAAGCATATCGGATAATCCCACTGGCGGTGCTCTTTACCAAGATACATCCGTCTTGGGCACCGACTATAGGGCATTCATTGAAATCGTGTTTGAGAACAACGAGGACATTCTGCAAAGTTGGCACATTGATGGATACCAGTTTTGGGTAGTTGG AATGGATGGAGGGCAATGGTCACCAGCCAGTAGAAATGAGTACAATCTTCGCGATGCAGTTGCACGTTCTACAACCCAG GTGTATCCAAGATCATGGACTGCCATCTACATGGCTCTTGACAACGTAGGTATGTGGAACGTTAGATCCGAGTTTTGGGCACGACAATACCTCGGACAACAGTTCTACTTGAGGGTTTACACGACCTCAACCTCGCTTAGGGATGAATACCCCGTCCCAAAGAACGCCATCCTTTGTGGCAGGGCCGCTGGGCGCCGCACAAGGCCCCTCTAA
- the LOC116032074 gene encoding enoyl-CoA hydratase 2, peroxisomal: MASTGSSEFDPQKIITYKFPESTYTYSERDVALYALGVGACSKDAVDDKELKFVYHPDGQQSIQVLPTFAALFSIGFSEAIAELPGLQYDPRLLLHGQQYIEIYKPLPSSGSIINRASIAGLHDKGKATVLEVEIRSYEKVSGDLLCMNRMAIFLRGAGGFSKSSNPYSYSKYPANQTAAPKIPKGQPFVVFEEYLQPPQALLYRLSGDYNPLHSDPMIAEVAGFSRPILHGLCTLGFAVRAIIKCICKGDPNMIKNISGRFLLHVYPGETLITEMWLEGLRVIYQVKVKERKRAVLSGFVDLHRLSSSL; encoded by the exons ATGGCGTCCACCGGCAGCTCGGAGTTCGATCCTCAGAAGATAATTACCTACAAATTTCCCGAG TCGACCTATACTTACAGCGAGAG AGATGTTGCGCTGTATGCGCTGGGTGTTGGAGCGTGCTCAAAGGACGCGGTAGATGATAAAGAGCTCAAATTTGTTTATCATCCCGATGGTCAGCAATCTATCCAG GTCTTGCCGACTTTTGCGGCTTTATTTTCTATTGGATTTAGTGAGGCAATTGCGGAGCTACCGGGCTTGCA ATATGATCCACGCCTTCTGTTGCATGGACAACAATATATTGAAATCTACAAGCCGCTTCCTTCTAGTGGTTCT ATAATAAATAGAGCAAGCATTGCTGGACTGCATGATAAAG GTAAAGCAACTGTTCTAGAAGTTGAAATCAGGAGCTATGAGAAAGTGTCAGGTGATCTTCTATGTATGAACAG GATGGCTATTTTTTTGAGGGGTGCTGGTGGCTTCTCAAAGTCTTCCAATCCTTATTCATATTCCAAATATCCAGCAAATCAGACTGCTGCTCCTAAAATCCCCAAAGGCCAGCCATTTGTTGTTTTTGAGGAATATTTGCAGCCACCACAG GCATTGCTGTACAGGCTCTCTGGTGATTACAATCCCCTGCATTCTGATCCCATGATTGCAGAGGTTGCAGG GTTTTCTCGCCCAATTTTGCATGGGTTGTGCACACTTGGATTTGCTGTCAGAGCTATCATAAAATGCATCTGCAAAGGGGACCCAAACATGATAAAGAACATATCTGGCAGGTTTTTATTACATGTGTATCCGGGTGAAACCTTAATAACAGAAATGTGGCTGGAAGGTTTAAG GGTTATATATCAGGTGAAGGTGAAAGAGCGTAAAAGGGCAGTGCTTTCTGGTTTTGTAGATCTTCACCGTTTAAGTTCATCTCTGTGA
- the LOC116032128 gene encoding tRNA pseudouridine synthase 1 isoform X2, whose amino-acid sequence MDKPNPPSPLPEEPAPKKQKMSTTTTSDDEDFDPAVAVAAAADDGSAPPERTPKYKRRKIAIFFAYCGVGYQGMQKNPGAKTIEGDLEEALFHAGAVPEKDRGQPKRYDWARSARTDKGVSAVGQVVSGRFYIDPPGLVDRLNSNLAPQIRIFGYKRATASFNAKKFCDRRRYVYLIPVFALDPSAHRDRESVLASLGSGNELVKCLECSERGRKVIGIMGKRTFDSKNELSVVSSGSGISSNTGDSQNQQENMNNSIHSGSGILSNTGDSQNQQENMTNSIDDESKPNSEIEKKAGNETSQDEKNEVTNMEVEEGNEEAIVPKKIFSYGDEEKDRFNRILKYYEGTHNFHNFTTRTKAEDPAAKRYIISFTANTVVEVEGIDFVKCEVVGQSFMLHQIRKMIGLALAIMRNCAPESLIETAFSKDVNINVPMAPEVGLYLDECFFSSYNKRWTDHEELSMKAYADVAEDFKMKYIYSHIASTEHKEGVMGLWLHSLNYRNYPDLRFSNCDETTDAKSVEAANIPDSCTVNNGEALDAKTVEGAVVADSCAVKNNESEKTSAKTIESNDMSRSCASSEADACPGKNDEPANAKTTESNDMAPSSAMSEADAKTVEAADNADSCPGKNDESATAKTTFEADAPDAKTVEADSCPGKNVETATAKTTFEADAPDAKTVEAAENTDPCPGKNDESASAKATESNAMTDVKSIADEDMAE is encoded by the exons ATGGATAAACCAAACCCTCCTTCACCCCTACCAGAAGAGCCGGCTCCAAAAAAGCAGAAGAtgtccaccaccaccacctccgACGATGAAGACTTCGATCCGGCCGtcgccgtcgccgccgccgcagACGACGGCAGTGCGCCACCGGAGAGGACACCTAAGTACAAGCGTCGCAAAATCGCGATCTTCTTCGCGTACTGCGGGGTGGGGTATCAAGGCATGCAGAAGAATCCGGGAGCCAAAACGATCGAAGGCGACCTCGAAGAGGCGCTGTTCCACGCCGGCGCGGTGCCGGAGAAAGATAGGGGCCAGCCGAAGCGGTATGACTGGGCGCGATCCGCCCGGACCGATAAGGGCGTGAGCGCGGTAGGTCAAGTCGTTTCGGGGCGGTTTTACATTGATCCTCCTGGCTTGGTCGATCGCCTCAACTCGAACCTCGCTCCTCAGATTCGTATCTTCGGTTACAAGCGGGCGACGGCGTCGTTTAATGCTAAGAAGTTCTGTGATCGGCGGAGGTATGTGTACTTAATTCCTGTTTTTGCTCTCGACCCATCTGCTCATCGCGATAGGGAAAGTGTCCTTGCTAGCTTAGGATCTGGAAATGAGCTTGTTAAGTGTTTGGAATGCTCAGAAAGAGGGCGTAAAGTTATCGGAATCATGGGGAAACGCACTTTCGATTCAAAGAATGAGCTAAGCGTTGTTTCATCCGGTTCAG GCATTTCGTCGAACACTGGAGACTCTCAAAACCAGCAGGAAAACATGAACAACTCCATACATTCTGGTTCAGGCATTTTGTCGAACACTGGAGACTCTCAAAACCAGCAGGAAAACATGACGAACTCCATAGATGATGAGAGCAAGCCAAATtctgaaattgagaaaaaagcAGGAAATGAAACCTCCCAAGATGAGAAAAACGAGGTTACAAACATGGAAGTTGAGGAAGGCAATGAGGAAGCTATAGTCCCAAAGAAGATTTTTTCTTATGGTGATGAGGAGAAAGATAGGTTTAACAGAATTCTTAAGTACTACGAGGGAACTCACAATTTTCACAACTTCACAACAAGAACAAAAGCTGAGGACCCGGCTGCAAAGCGATACATTATCTCCTTTACTGCAAACACAGTAGTTGAAGTGGAAGGCATTGACTTTGTTAAGTGTGAGGTTGTTGGACAAAGCTTCATGCTTCATCAGATTCGTAAAATGATTGGTCTCGCATTGGCAATCATGAGGAATTGTGCTCCCGAATCATTGATTGAAACCGCCTTCAGTAA ggatgttaatattaatgtgCCCATGGCTCCTGAGGTTGGGTTATATTTGGATGAATGCTTCTTTTCTTCGTATAACAAAAGGTGGACAGATCACGAAGAATTGTCAATGAAAGCTTATGCAGATGTGGCAGAGGACTTCAAAATGAAGTATATATATTCTCATATTGCATCCACAGAGCACAAGGAAGGAGTCATGGGTCTATGGCTACATTCTCTAAATTATCGTAATTACCCTGATCTACGCTTTTCAAACTGTGATGAAACTACAGATGCAAAAAGCGTTGAAGCTGCAAACATACCCGATTCTTGCACTGTGAACAATGGTGAGGCTCTGGATGCAAAAACTGTCGAAGGTGCAGTCGTTGCTGATTCATGTGCTGTGAAGAACAATGAATCTGAAAAAACAAGTGCCAAAACTATTGAAAGTAACGACATGTCTCGTTCTTGTGCCTCGAGCGAGGCTGATGCATGTCCTGGGAAGAACGATGAACCTGCAAATGCCAAAACTACCGAAAGTAATGACATGGCTCCATCGTCTGCCATGAGTGAAGCTGATGCAAAAACTGTGGAAGCTGCAGACAATGCTGATTCGTGCCCTGGGAAGAATGACGAATCTGCAACTGCCAAAACTACTTTTGAGGCTGATGCTCCGGATGCAAAAACTGTCGAAGCTGATTCGTGTCCTGGGAAGAACGTCGAAACTGCAACTGCCAAAACTACTTTTGAGGCTGATGCTCCGGATGCAAAAACTGTCGAAGCTGCAGAGAATACTGATCCGTGTCCCGGGAAGAACGACGAATCTGCAAGTGCCAAAGCTACTGAAAGTAATGCCATGACAGATGTGAAAAGTATTGCAGATGAGGACATGGCTGAGTGA
- the LOC116032128 gene encoding tRNA pseudouridine synthase 1 isoform X1, with protein sequence MDKPNPPSPLPEEPAPKKQKMSTTTTSDDEDFDPAVAVAAAADDGSAPPERTPKYKRRKIAIFFAYCGVGYQGMQKNPGAKTIEGDLEEALFHAGAVPEKDRGQPKRYDWARSARTDKGVSAVGQVVSGRFYIDPPGLVDRLNSNLAPQIRIFGYKRATASFNAKKFCDRRRYVYLIPVFALDPSAHRDRESVLASLGSGNELVKCLECSERGRKVIGIMGKRTFDSKNELSVVSSGSGISSNTGDSQNQQENMNNSIHSGSGISSNTGDSQNQQENMNNSIHSGSGISSNTGDSQNQQENMNNSIHSGSGILSNTGDSQNQQENMTNSIDDESKPNSEIEKKAGNETSQDEKNEVTNMEVEEGNEEAIVPKKIFSYGDEEKDRFNRILKYYEGTHNFHNFTTRTKAEDPAAKRYIISFTANTVVEVEGIDFVKCEVVGQSFMLHQIRKMIGLALAIMRNCAPESLIETAFSKDVNINVPMAPEVGLYLDECFFSSYNKRWTDHEELSMKAYADVAEDFKMKYIYSHIASTEHKEGVMGLWLHSLNYRNYPDLRFSNCDETTDAKSVEAANIPDSCTVNNGEALDAKTVEGAVVADSCAVKNNESEKTSAKTIESNDMSRSCASSEADACPGKNDEPANAKTTESNDMAPSSAMSEADAKTVEAADNADSCPGKNDESATAKTTFEADAPDAKTVEADSCPGKNVETATAKTTFEADAPDAKTVEAAENTDPCPGKNDESASAKATESNAMTDVKSIADEDMAE encoded by the exons ATGGATAAACCAAACCCTCCTTCACCCCTACCAGAAGAGCCGGCTCCAAAAAAGCAGAAGAtgtccaccaccaccacctccgACGATGAAGACTTCGATCCGGCCGtcgccgtcgccgccgccgcagACGACGGCAGTGCGCCACCGGAGAGGACACCTAAGTACAAGCGTCGCAAAATCGCGATCTTCTTCGCGTACTGCGGGGTGGGGTATCAAGGCATGCAGAAGAATCCGGGAGCCAAAACGATCGAAGGCGACCTCGAAGAGGCGCTGTTCCACGCCGGCGCGGTGCCGGAGAAAGATAGGGGCCAGCCGAAGCGGTATGACTGGGCGCGATCCGCCCGGACCGATAAGGGCGTGAGCGCGGTAGGTCAAGTCGTTTCGGGGCGGTTTTACATTGATCCTCCTGGCTTGGTCGATCGCCTCAACTCGAACCTCGCTCCTCAGATTCGTATCTTCGGTTACAAGCGGGCGACGGCGTCGTTTAATGCTAAGAAGTTCTGTGATCGGCGGAGGTATGTGTACTTAATTCCTGTTTTTGCTCTCGACCCATCTGCTCATCGCGATAGGGAAAGTGTCCTTGCTAGCTTAGGATCTGGAAATGAGCTTGTTAAGTGTTTGGAATGCTCAGAAAGAGGGCGTAAAGTTATCGGAATCATGGGGAAACGCACTTTCGATTCAAAGAATGAGCTAAGCGTTGTTTCATCCGGTTCAGGCATTTCGTCGAACACTGGAGACTCTCAAAACCAGCAGGAAAACATGAACAACTCCATACATTCTGGTTCAGGCATTTCGTCAAACACTGGAGACTCTCAAAACCAGCAGGAAAACATGAACAACTCCATACATTCTGGTTCAGGCATTTCGTCGAACACTGGAGACTCTCAAAACCAGCAGGAAAACATGAACAACTCCATACATTCTGGTTCAGGCATTTTGTCGAACACTGGAGACTCTCAAAACCAGCAGGAAAACATGACGAACTCCATAGATGATGAGAGCAAGCCAAATtctgaaattgagaaaaaagcAGGAAATGAAACCTCCCAAGATGAGAAAAACGAGGTTACAAACATGGAAGTTGAGGAAGGCAATGAGGAAGCTATAGTCCCAAAGAAGATTTTTTCTTATGGTGATGAGGAGAAAGATAGGTTTAACAGAATTCTTAAGTACTACGAGGGAACTCACAATTTTCACAACTTCACAACAAGAACAAAAGCTGAGGACCCGGCTGCAAAGCGATACATTATCTCCTTTACTGCAAACACAGTAGTTGAAGTGGAAGGCATTGACTTTGTTAAGTGTGAGGTTGTTGGACAAAGCTTCATGCTTCATCAGATTCGTAAAATGATTGGTCTCGCATTGGCAATCATGAGGAATTGTGCTCCCGAATCATTGATTGAAACCGCCTTCAGTAA ggatgttaatattaatgtgCCCATGGCTCCTGAGGTTGGGTTATATTTGGATGAATGCTTCTTTTCTTCGTATAACAAAAGGTGGACAGATCACGAAGAATTGTCAATGAAAGCTTATGCAGATGTGGCAGAGGACTTCAAAATGAAGTATATATATTCTCATATTGCATCCACAGAGCACAAGGAAGGAGTCATGGGTCTATGGCTACATTCTCTAAATTATCGTAATTACCCTGATCTACGCTTTTCAAACTGTGATGAAACTACAGATGCAAAAAGCGTTGAAGCTGCAAACATACCCGATTCTTGCACTGTGAACAATGGTGAGGCTCTGGATGCAAAAACTGTCGAAGGTGCAGTCGTTGCTGATTCATGTGCTGTGAAGAACAATGAATCTGAAAAAACAAGTGCCAAAACTATTGAAAGTAACGACATGTCTCGTTCTTGTGCCTCGAGCGAGGCTGATGCATGTCCTGGGAAGAACGATGAACCTGCAAATGCCAAAACTACCGAAAGTAATGACATGGCTCCATCGTCTGCCATGAGTGAAGCTGATGCAAAAACTGTGGAAGCTGCAGACAATGCTGATTCGTGCCCTGGGAAGAATGACGAATCTGCAACTGCCAAAACTACTTTTGAGGCTGATGCTCCGGATGCAAAAACTGTCGAAGCTGATTCGTGTCCTGGGAAGAACGTCGAAACTGCAACTGCCAAAACTACTTTTGAGGCTGATGCTCCGGATGCAAAAACTGTCGAAGCTGCAGAGAATACTGATCCGTGTCCCGGGAAGAACGACGAATCTGCAAGTGCCAAAGCTACTGAAAGTAATGCCATGACAGATGTGAAAAGTATTGCAGATGAGGACATGGCTGAGTGA
- the LOC116032130 gene encoding F-box protein SKIP23-like, with protein MGIACFGMRWDCGRVLDSIAKKLRIHKDYVRFRAVCASWRGSALKTPTHLPCQFPWLMLSQRQSSRLGFFSPLDDKFHFLILPEASNRRRRCGSSHGWLVILDESPSVFIINPLTRAKLNLPPLSRFPNVLDFNFYNVGREYTLRSDGEIHTCSLKEMRDTFIKKVVLSGNPLLQPSFIAMAILNETGDLAYCKNGENSWNLIDDARSFCEDVIYSDGLFFAVNKFGSIVVCDVNSDSPRVSFIDTPLQTGGDMQYLVKVDDDFLLVTRYLELDVDIQNHRLDIVYKTVEFRVFRLDLSGEKWERVTSLEDKVLFLGENSSLALSTPDFPGFKGNRIYFTDDYSEMNYEGANADHDVGIYNMGDGSFSEFPCCPRNPHSVLCWPPPIWITPNPC; from the coding sequence atggggATAGCGTGTTTTGGAATGAGATGGGATTGCGGGCGTGTCCTCGACTCCATAGCCAAAAAGCTTCGAATCCACAAAGACTATGTCCGATTCCGAGCCGTATGCGCGAGCTGGAGGGGATCGGCTTTGAAGACGCCGACGCATCTTCCCTGCCAATTTCCATGGCTAATGCTATCGCAGAGGCAATCCAGCAGGCTCGGCTTCTTCAGTCCTCTGGATGATAAGTTTCACTTCCTCATCCTCCCGGAGGCCTCCAATCGCCGCCGCCGCTGCGGCTCCTCCCACGGCTGGCTCGTCATACTCGACGAGTCGCCGTCGGTGTTCATCATCAACCCGCTCACCCGAGCCAAACTCAATCTCCCGCCTCTCTCGCGATTCCCTAACGTCCTCGATTTCAATTTCTACAACGTTGGCCGTGAATACACTCTCCGATCCGACGGCGAGATCCATACCTGTAGTTTGAAAGAAATGCGCGACACTTTTATCAAAAAGGTTGTCCTCTCCGGTAATCCTCTGCTTCAACCGAGCTTCATCGCCATGGCGATTCTCAACGAAACAGGCGACCTAGCGTACTGCAAAAACGGTGAGAATTCCTGGAATTTGATTGACGATGCTAGGTCATTTTGTGAGGATGTGATTTACAGCGACGGATTGTTCTTTGCTGTGAATAAATTCGGTTCAATTGTAGTCTGCGATGTTAACAGCGATTCCCCTAGGGTTTCATTCATAGACACGCCATTACAAACTGGGGGCGATATGCAGTATCTGGTGAAGGTAGATGATGACTTTCTGCTAGTCACTAGGTATCTAGAACTCGACGTTGATATCCAGAACCACCGCCTTGATATCGTGTACAAAACAGTCGAATTCCGCGTGTTTAGGCTGGATTTGAGCGGGGAGAAATGGGAGAGAGTTACAAGTTTGGAAGATAAGGTGTTGTTTCTGGGAGAGAATTCTTCCTTGGCTCTATCAACTCCAGATTTTCCAGGATTCAAGGGGAACAGGATTTACTTTACAGATGACTATTCTGAGATGAACTATGAAGGTGCTAATGCGGATCATGATGTTGGGATCTATAACATGGGGGATGGTAGCTTCTCAGAATTCCCCTGCTGCCCTCGCAATCCACATTCTGTGCTCTGCTGGCCGCCCCCAATTTGGATCACTCCCAATCCATGTTAA